In the Arachis ipaensis cultivar K30076 chromosome B04, Araip1.1, whole genome shotgun sequence genome, TTGACCTCTTCCCTTCACCATATCTCTTGAAGTTCTGTCCCCTCGGCCCAAGGTAATTATCGCGTTCTCTACTAGTGTTTTCTCCATGAGTGTCCCTTGACGAGGCTACCGTCTTTCCGTATTCCTCAACCCCTCTTGCCTTGTTCACCAGATCAGAGAAAATCCgaatctccataggagccacaaTAGTCATGATGTCATCCTTCAAGCCCCTTTGATACTGGACACACTTCCAACTTTCATAGGTCTCCGGGGCACCCTGATACACCCTAGAGAACCTATAGAGTTCCTCAAATCGGCTGGTGTAGTCCGCCATAGATAAAGAAGCTTGCTTCAGTTGCAAAAGTTCAATCTCCttcgcttcccttgcagactcaggaaagtacttcttgtagaagacCGTCCGGAATACATCCCAAAGAACATTGGCGTTCTGAAGTTGGAGGAAGCGGCATTCTACCTGCCACCAATGTTGGGCCTCTTCCAGAAGCTGATAAGCAGCAAACTCCACGTATTGGTTGTTCGGGACATGCTGTGCTTGCAGTGCGCACTCCATAGCTTGGAACCTGTTATCAGCTTCCCTGGGATTGGTCGATCCTCTGAAAGTCGGTGGGTGAACTTTCAGAAACATAGCTAGGGTCATCGGAGTTCCTCGCAAGTCATCACCATTTTCGTCTCTGTTCTCCgccggttggcctaacctctgcgCAGCTTGTAGAGTCACAGCAGCATTCGCCTCCATGGTGTTCGCAAGATTCACCATTGCCGCCATGAATTCGGCATGTTTATCGGCCGGTTGCTCGTTTCTATTCTCTCTTCGTGATCATGTACGACCTCGTCCAcgagtagccattagggttcctatctacaccaaacaatcaatatcaaggtgatcagtctcaatatcaaaagcctagtgcttctattatcccaaacaggcactcacaaacaggCATGCTATACAATATCAAATAGaaaacctaatagcatcaaagaaaaagatacacagagtatgcaatgaagcacaatcagtccatccctcaggctcacgaggatgaaccgctttgataccactaaatgtaacaccctaattagcctaagctttacctcgcatcgtaaagcaaaggttaataagGGATTACAACAATTCTAAGCACCACTAAAtataacaccccaattaccctaagccttacctctagccgtaaagaaAAGGTTAATCAGGGGTTACAATAGTCCTAAGGCTTAtacgtatttatatataaaaggaaataatatattctagaagcctgatgaaggatatagctcaaaaataggatttgaaaagcgcaaaacgtactagcgAAGTTActaacttaaggcacaagaaataaATACAGTATAGCAAATTATCATAgcataatatcataagaatctagccacagctCGTGGAGTTTAAGCTGGCTAGCCATATATACAGACAACCAGAAGACTGTAGTTCAAAAAGGcctatacaagttttgttctctgaaataaaagcctctaggcaaaacaaaatataaaagtgaGAGTACAagttaaaaataactaaaatgacAACAGGAAAGaataagatcctccgctctgctaCCATCACCCAACTCACtgcggtgggttgcgacctgcatctgaaaaataacaacaacgtatgtgataaaccactattttatggtttatcttgtgctcaattgagtggtttttatctactctttacccacttattcatactatttgcatggttttacatttgccttcctaattatgtgctttaattgaaaacatgcttctttgatcttatatttgcttattattaatcctctcttattaccattagatgccttgatatgtgtgttaagtgttttcagatattataaggcaggaatggcttggaggatgggaagaaagcatgcaaaagtggaaggaatgcaataagttgaagaaattgctaagctgtccagcctgacctctctgcactcaaatggctataactttagctatagcgGTACAAATGacgcagtttcagttgcgttggaaagctaacgtccgggagttcaatttgatatataatatgctatagttcccttgatgctaggcgacgcgaccacgtgatccatgcggccgcgtcgcagtgacgaaaaaccagcgtggcaaaattcgaaaccagcgaattctggactgtttttgacccagtttgtggcccaaaaaacacagattagaggctataaagtgggggaatgcatccattcatgaggaggctcacacattcacaattttaggagtagatgtagtttttagagagagaggttctctcctctctattgataaggataactaggataggacctccagttctccataccttgccaagagatattattattgttaatttattttacttgtcatttaaatatacctgtgcacattgcccaaactccaaatttctcaaacccccaaatttacaatatccataaccaataataagaacatacctccctgcaattccttgagaagacgacccgaggttaaatactcggttatcaattttaaaaggggtttgttacttgtgacaaccaaaacgtttgtacgaagggatttctgtcagtttagaggctatatctacaacgcgactgtttttatgacattctttacttgcaaaaatcctaacgtcaaaatggcgccgttgccggggaattgcaaacgtgtgccttattattggttattgtaaatattttcttttgcttgtttatttgtttttatttttgtttttatttttgcttttttcgtaaattaagaggttattggtttttatttagttattaaaaatttttcaaaaaaaaaatttgttcttggtgttcatcttgatcttcaagttgttcttagttgttttcttcgttttgatctaaaaatttttaaatttggtatcattttgttgtttttctctttcctcatttaattcaaaaatatattttctctatttttcattgaattttcgaaatttgccaaaaaaaaaattttcagatttttatttttaaaattttttatcttatcttatcttatttcaaaaatcaaatttcaaaattcaaatttcaaatttcaaatttcaaaatttaattttcaaatttaaaatttaaataaccttttaaattaaatttatttttatttttatttttaatttttatttactactatgaactctcacccctttggctatgagtctggttacaaNNNNNNNNNNNNNNNNNNNNNNNNNACCAGACTAAACCCACTTCTCTCGAACATATCATCTCAAATCTAGCTGTTCACGAAAGAGGTACCTCCAAACCCCACCTAGATACATACCAAGTAAACCAAGTATTCCACCAACCATACCACCTACACCCAATCCCAGTATACCTCCACTTACCACCTTTCCCCGAACACTCATACCACCAGGTTTCAGTACAACTCCTTTCCCAAGTATCCTTATACCACCACCAACAACTATCAAGTGACCTCCACCAACAACGGTAcacaaataccttcaacaatcaaccctcaagctctagtgcacttccttgtcaaccacagaataatctctccatcccatcaccaccatccatggaagagcacccacatccatcaatccaagagcaagatgatcccaattattctattgatatggaacaggaaagaaggaatcatcttcgcgaatccatacttcataaagagctagaggaggccctacgggtaagggtaggagagacccttgaagatgaaagaatagttgaaaggagttgtcatggaaagaaaaacatcgaggatgagtacgattttatacttaaacaactggacaaagcagcaattattaaaaaggaagaagtggttgcagacttaagagatgttgtacctccattggaaagtccagtcacagagcctccttccacggtgtttgatgttgatgttgagaagagcgtacaacctccaaggtaaatcatggttgaagattttgtagaggttgatcaagaggtagaagatgtcaaagaagagcacaagggagtggagcttgaaattaccttgccaaagcTGTTGGAAACCCCTCTccctaagttaccatcatccttcacaacattcaagtgggtaaaattcatatcccttagctttctaatcccacttgaatatgggctactggagacggatggtcaacttagagcactttgtggcattaagagtaagaggaagatggccagtggtaagaattgtcaagcaaggttcaacatggttgtgtgctcaaagtttaaatgcaaaggttggtgtaaagctcaactgaat is a window encoding:
- the LOC107636475 gene encoding uncharacterized protein LOC107636475 produces the protein MAAMVNLANTMEANAAVTLQAAQRLGQPAENRDENGDDLRGTPMTLAMFLKVHPPTFRGSTNPREADNRFQAMECALQAQHVPNNQYVEFAAYQLLEEAQHWWQVECRFLQLQNANVLWDVFRTVFYKKYFPESAREAKEIELLQLKQASLSMADYTSRFEELYRFSRVYQGAPETYESWKCVQYQRGLKDDIMTIVAPMEIRIFSDLVNKARGVEEYGKTVASSRDTHGENTSRERDNYLGPRGQNFKRYGEGKRSIAYSPDMKCQECGSYHPNRPCQLGKKLCYKCGSPGYLVRDCPYRETRGVDRSQQQG